One segment of Rhodopirellula baltica SH 1 DNA contains the following:
- a CDS encoding type II secretion system F family protein, giving the protein MLWSTSIIALASSAPHPITFVLLAMMIGSLFVARRWTYREEAESLNRWMRLAAGTRASVPVLAESLANGSSSRIAFQGKTFSARLMRGESLVKAVRRSKLPITADTLAAIQHPQATTTPPNSFDDETLRSHVRQQQSIDGGTPVSAPIVAEQLIYLIATLFLAWGLGYLMRDFLFKRFEKIADEFFNLKSNIHDLLQTIMSIYEGVMILVFIWFVMAILIRWQPAWLIRWIPWFGKDSIARWRCEILRSLSIGMRSEHAESELLRLASQSSRNHWIRKRCRKASQLIENGTTFPVALRSSQIITAKEQSWLTSAANNHHLPSAIDQMVDNISRRRSLTWKVRMSWLIPLGIVAVGIYVIAHIVTVFLFLTKLTTSIS; this is encoded by the coding sequence GTGCTCTGGTCAACCAGTATCATCGCTTTGGCGAGCTCGGCGCCCCATCCGATCACGTTTGTGTTGCTGGCAATGATGATCGGATCGCTGTTCGTCGCCAGGCGTTGGACTTACCGCGAAGAGGCCGAGTCGTTGAACCGTTGGATGCGATTGGCTGCCGGCACTCGAGCCTCGGTTCCTGTCCTGGCGGAATCGCTCGCCAATGGTTCGTCCAGTCGCATTGCTTTCCAAGGCAAGACTTTCTCGGCACGTTTGATGCGCGGCGAATCTTTGGTCAAAGCGGTCCGGCGATCGAAGCTGCCAATCACCGCGGACACATTGGCTGCGATTCAGCATCCTCAGGCCACAACCACGCCGCCCAACTCGTTTGACGACGAAACTCTCCGGTCACATGTTCGCCAACAACAAAGCATCGACGGGGGCACACCCGTCTCCGCTCCGATCGTGGCGGAACAACTGATCTACCTGATCGCCACACTGTTTCTGGCGTGGGGTTTGGGGTACTTGATGCGAGATTTCCTATTCAAACGGTTTGAGAAAATCGCCGATGAATTTTTCAATCTCAAGTCAAACATCCATGACTTGTTGCAAACCATCATGTCCATCTATGAAGGCGTGATGATCCTCGTTTTCATTTGGTTCGTGATGGCGATCTTGATTCGCTGGCAACCCGCCTGGTTGATCCGGTGGATCCCGTGGTTCGGCAAAGATTCCATCGCTCGTTGGCGTTGCGAGATATTGCGTTCGCTGAGCATTGGCATGCGATCGGAACATGCCGAGTCGGAACTACTGAGATTGGCATCGCAATCATCTCGCAATCATTGGATTCGAAAGCGATGCCGCAAGGCATCCCAGTTGATCGAAAACGGAACCACGTTTCCCGTCGCTCTGCGAAGCTCGCAAATCATCACCGCGAAGGAGCAATCTTGGCTGACCAGTGCAGCCAACAATCATCACCTGCCATCGGCGATCGACCAAATGGTCGACAACATTTCGCGCCGCCGATCACTTACTTGGAAGGTCCGGATGTCCTGGTTGATTCCGCTGGGAATCGTCGCGGTCGGGATTTACGTGATTGCCCACATCGTGACCGTGTTTCTGTTTCTGACCAAACTCACCACATCAATCAGCTAA
- a CDS encoding PulJ/GspJ family protein, with amino-acid sequence MENGARRMIRRNGYTLIEMLITLSIVIAMLGGTLGLVRLVRTSSKHASDAAIHRQEIRRLANDLRRDVASAGTIEVIESSLILKSADDSQITYELAPSAWISRDAESADAQPIASDRYLIDERSQVNFRLQPISDEDPETEPSLVELTITLPDRPDQPIQILAAPRMLN; translated from the coding sequence GTGGAGAATGGAGCCCGCCGAATGATTCGTCGTAACGGATACACCCTGATTGAAATGTTGATCACGCTTTCAATTGTGATCGCGATGCTCGGCGGAACGCTTGGTTTGGTGCGATTGGTTCGCACCAGCAGCAAACACGCCAGCGATGCGGCGATCCACCGCCAAGAGATTCGTCGACTGGCAAACGACCTGCGTCGCGACGTTGCATCGGCCGGCACGATCGAAGTGATTGAATCGAGTCTGATTCTAAAATCCGCTGATGATTCACAGATCACCTACGAACTCGCCCCGTCAGCATGGATTTCTCGCGACGCCGAATCCGCCGATGCACAACCGATCGCGTCCGACCGATACCTCATCGACGAACGCTCGCAAGTCAATTTTCGACTGCAGCCGATCTCCGACGAAGATCCCGAAACAGAACCATCGCTGGTTGAACTGACAATCACGTTGCCCGATCGCCCTGACCAACCAATTCAAATCCTTGCCGCTCCGAGGATGCTAAATTGA